Proteins from one Oscillatoria nigro-viridis PCC 7112 genomic window:
- a CDS encoding MarR family winged helix-turn-helix transcriptional regulator, with protein MSDLAQKVLLSRSNLTHLVDRLEKAGLLYRERCPSDRRGAYAVLTEAGLEMQQKMWTVYAEGIAEYFGSHLDDEELQVMQRVLERML; from the coding sequence TTGAGCGACTTGGCCCAGAAAGTGTTGTTGAGCCGTAGCAATCTGACCCATCTGGTCGATCGTCTGGAAAAAGCCGGACTGCTGTATCGAGAACGCTGTCCGAGCGATCGGCGTGGCGCCTATGCCGTGCTGACTGAGGCTGGATTGGAGATGCAACAGAAGATGTGGACGGTTTATGCTGAAGGAATCGCAGAATACTTTGGCTCTCACTTGGATGATGAAGAACTTCAGGTGATGCAGCGAGTGTTAGAGCGAATGCTTTAA
- the tsf gene encoding translation elongation factor Ts codes for MADISAKLVKELRDKTGAGMMDCKKALAANEGNIETSIEWLRKKGLAGADKKAGRVASEGLVGSYIHTGGRVGVLVEVNCETDFVARREEFQTLVRNIAMQIAACPNVEYVKVEDIPAEIVAREKAIEMEKDDLGNKPDNIKEKIVQGRIDKRLKELSLMDQPFIRDQNISVEELVKQTIAQIGENVQVRRFVRFVLGEGIEKVEANFADEVAAQMGVQ; via the coding sequence GACATATCTGCAAAACTTGTTAAAGAACTGCGCGACAAAACCGGCGCGGGCATGATGGACTGCAAAAAAGCCCTAGCTGCAAACGAAGGCAATATCGAAACATCCATTGAGTGGCTGCGGAAAAAAGGTCTAGCCGGGGCTGACAAAAAAGCAGGACGGGTTGCCTCAGAAGGGCTTGTAGGCAGCTACATCCACACGGGCGGCCGCGTCGGCGTGCTGGTGGAAGTTAACTGCGAAACAGATTTTGTGGCACGTCGCGAAGAATTCCAAACTTTGGTGCGGAATATTGCGATGCAAATTGCAGCTTGCCCGAATGTGGAATACGTGAAAGTAGAAGATATCCCCGCCGAAATTGTCGCAAGAGAAAAGGCAATTGAAATGGAGAAGGACGACTTGGGCAACAAGCCAGACAACATCAAAGAAAAGATTGTTCAAGGCCGCATTGACAAGCGCCTGAAAGAGTTATCTTTGATGGATCAGCCTTTTATTAGAGATCAGAATATCTCGGTAGAAGAGTTGGTGAAACAAACGATCGCCCAAATTGGAGAAAATGTCCAAGTGCGGCGCTTCGTGCGTTTTGTCTTGGGCGAAGGCATTGAAAAGGTAGAAGCTAACTTTGCCGATGAAGTGGCAGCCCAAATGGGTGTTCAATAA
- the fusA gene encoding elongation factor G: MKDLTRYRNIGIFAHVDAGKTTTTERILKLTGKIHKIGEVHEGAATTDFMEQEQERGITIQSAATTCFWNEHQLNIIDTPGHVDFTIEVYRSLKVLDGGIGVFCGSGGVEPQSETNWRYANDSKVARVIYINKLDRTGADFYRVVQQVDKILGAKPMVMVLPIGIEEKFCGVVDLLTRKAWIWDDSGDPMNYQIKDVPADMVDDVETWREKLLELAVEQDDDVMEQYLEGNEPSIDDLKRCIRKGTRDRAFFPTYCGSSFKNKGVQLVLDAVVDYLPNPMEVTPQPEVDLDGNETGEFAVVDPNRPLRALAFKIMDDRYGALTFTRLYSGKLSKGDTVLNTATGKTERISRLVEMHANSREEIDSAQAGDIVAIVGMKNVRTGHTICDPKNPATLEPMVFPDPVISISVKPKQKGGEEKMGAALTKMVQEDPSFHMVTDQESGETILKGMGELHLDIKVDILKRTHGIEVEVGEPQVAYRESITKRLEDEYTHKKQSGGSGQFAKIGYVIEPGEPGSGFQFESKVTGGSVPREYWPAVEKGFESCIDKGVLAGFPCLDLKFTLLEGGFHPVDSSAMAFEIAAKAAYRQSLPKAAPQLLEPIMNVDVFTPDDYMGDVIGDLNRRRGMMKSQETGQTGARIKADVPLSEMFGYISDLRTMTSGRGQFSMSFSHYAPCPNNIAEEVIKAAKERQAAK; encoded by the coding sequence ATGAAAGATCTCACTCGTTATCGAAATATCGGCATCTTCGCCCACGTAGATGCTGGCAAGACCACCACAACAGAAAGAATCCTGAAACTGACAGGTAAAATCCACAAAATTGGTGAAGTTCACGAAGGCGCGGCGACGACTGACTTCATGGAACAGGAGCAAGAGCGCGGTATTACGATTCAATCCGCTGCTACCACCTGCTTCTGGAACGAGCATCAGCTCAACATCATCGATACTCCCGGACACGTCGATTTTACGATCGAAGTTTACCGTTCTTTGAAGGTTCTCGATGGTGGCATCGGTGTGTTTTGCGGTTCGGGTGGAGTTGAACCGCAATCTGAAACCAACTGGCGCTACGCTAACGATTCCAAAGTCGCTCGCGTCATCTACATCAACAAGCTCGATCGCACCGGCGCAGATTTTTACCGCGTTGTCCAGCAAGTCGATAAAATCCTCGGCGCTAAACCGATGGTAATGGTATTGCCGATCGGCATAGAAGAAAAGTTTTGCGGCGTAGTCGATTTGTTGACCCGCAAAGCCTGGATCTGGGATGATTCCGGCGATCCGATGAACTATCAAATTAAAGATGTCCCCGCCGATATGGTCGATGATGTCGAAACTTGGCGCGAAAAGTTGCTCGAACTGGCCGTCGAGCAAGACGACGATGTAATGGAACAGTATCTCGAAGGCAACGAGCCGAGCATTGACGACCTCAAGCGCTGCATTCGCAAAGGTACTCGCGATCGGGCATTTTTCCCCACCTACTGCGGCTCATCCTTTAAAAACAAAGGCGTGCAGTTGGTTCTCGATGCCGTAGTTGACTACCTGCCGAACCCGATGGAAGTCACACCGCAGCCAGAAGTCGATCTCGATGGGAATGAAACCGGCGAATTTGCCGTTGTCGATCCCAATCGGCCATTGCGGGCACTCGCGTTTAAGATCATGGACGATCGCTACGGTGCTTTAACCTTCACGCGCCTGTACTCCGGTAAGTTGTCCAAGGGCGACACCGTACTCAACACCGCCACAGGCAAAACCGAGCGCATCAGCCGTTTGGTGGAAATGCACGCCAACTCTCGCGAAGAAATTGACTCCGCGCAAGCAGGGGACATTGTGGCGATCGTCGGCATGAAAAACGTCCGCACCGGACACACCATCTGCGACCCCAAAAATCCCGCCACCCTAGAGCCGATGGTATTCCCCGATCCCGTTATTTCGATTTCGGTCAAACCGAAACAAAAAGGCGGCGAAGAAAAAATGGGAGCAGCCCTCACCAAGATGGTGCAAGAAGACCCATCCTTCCACATGGTGACGGATCAAGAAAGCGGCGAAACGATTCTCAAGGGGATGGGCGAGTTACACCTCGACATCAAAGTAGACATTCTCAAGCGCACCCACGGCATCGAAGTAGAAGTCGGCGAACCGCAGGTAGCCTACCGCGAGTCGATTACCAAGCGCCTCGAAGACGAATACACCCACAAAAAGCAATCAGGTGGTTCCGGTCAATTTGCCAAAATCGGCTACGTGATCGAGCCTGGTGAGCCTGGAAGCGGCTTCCAGTTTGAGTCAAAAGTGACAGGTGGTAGCGTGCCGAGAGAATATTGGCCAGCGGTCGAAAAAGGCTTTGAAAGCTGCATCGACAAAGGCGTCTTGGCCGGATTCCCTTGCTTGGACTTGAAATTCACCCTACTAGAAGGCGGTTTCCACCCCGTTGACTCGTCAGCAATGGCCTTTGAAATTGCTGCCAAAGCGGCCTATCGCCAGTCTCTGCCTAAAGCGGCGCCTCAGTTGCTCGAACCGATTATGAATGTCGATGTATTCACTCCAGATGATTACATGGGCGACGTGATCGGCGACCTCAACCGCCGCCGGGGCATGATGAAATCTCAGGAGACAGGACAAACAGGAGCGCGGATCAAGGCAGATGTGCCGTTGAGCGAAATGTTTGGTTACATTAGCGATTTGCGTACAATGACCTCTGGGCGCGGACAATTCTCAATGTCCTTCTCGCACTATGCTCCTTGTCCGAATAACATCGCTGAAGAAGTGATTAAGGCGGCAAAAGAGCGTCAAGCTGCGAAGTAA
- the recG gene encoding ATP-dependent DNA helicase RecG codes for MTNNQPEWQRLQKALSVEADRGFNDIQGSQYRFSEFLGLSLRQLAGSVAASARDRARQLAAEFDIYPQKDLEQRQHSIAITVSFLRQMEQVWEQETRHQQELARQVRPANANASEPTAPALSVPRTAPLSTAPPPPSLTLDQQLTRTAGIGPANGNRLAKLGLYTVYDLLYYYPRNHIDYAKQVQIRELVAGETVTLIAEVKRCNCFSSPKNKKLTILEVILKDRTGEIKISRFFAGPRYSNRGWQEFKKREYCTGAVLAASGLVKQGKYGITLENPELEVLDDSGGAIESMKVGRLIPVYPLTEGVDAGSVRRSILAAMPAAKMLPESLPEDLRERYGLMGLADAVTNIHFPLDRDCLAAARRRLVFDEFFYLQLGLLKRRQTQRKAQASAVLIPSGKLIEHFYEILPFALTNAQERVINDILNDLASPQPMNRLVQGDVGAGKTVVAVVAMLAAIQSGYQAALMAPTEVLAEQHYRKLVGWFNLMHLSVELLTGSTKVAKRREIHNQLETGELPVLVGTHALIQDTVNFHKLGLAVIDEQHRFGVLQRAKLQQKGEAPHVLTMTATPIPRTLALTLHGDLDVSQIDELPPGRQAIQTTVLSAKERIQAYDLIRREVASGRQVYVVLPLVEESEKLDVRSAIEEQEKLQKSVFPEFKVGLLHGRMSSADKDEAISKFRDKETDILVSTTVVEVGVDVPNATVMLIENSERFGLSQLHQLRGRVGRGSNRSYCLLMPGSKTAEAMQRMKVLEQSQDGFFIAEMDMRLRGPGQVLGTRQSGLPDFALASLVEDQEVLELARAAAQMVIENDESLHQWPVVRDELERRYQRMMSGSILT; via the coding sequence ATGACTAATAATCAACCAGAATGGCAGCGATTGCAAAAAGCTCTTTCAGTAGAAGCCGATCGCGGATTTAACGATATCCAAGGCAGTCAATACCGCTTCAGCGAGTTTCTGGGCCTGAGTTTGAGACAACTTGCAGGTTCTGTGGCGGCTTCGGCGCGCGATCGAGCCAGACAACTAGCCGCTGAATTTGACATCTACCCTCAGAAAGATCTCGAACAGCGCCAGCATTCGATCGCCATTACGGTCAGTTTTCTCCGGCAAATGGAGCAAGTTTGGGAACAAGAAACTCGCCACCAGCAAGAACTTGCACGACAAGTCAGACCCGCAAACGCTAACGCTTCTGAACCAACCGCCCCAGCACTTTCCGTTCCCCGAACAGCACCCCTGAGTACAGCACCCCCACCACCAAGCCTGACTCTCGACCAACAGTTAACCCGCACCGCCGGCATCGGCCCCGCCAACGGCAACCGCTTGGCAAAACTGGGTTTATACACTGTATATGACTTGCTTTACTACTATCCCCGCAACCACATCGACTATGCAAAGCAAGTACAAATTCGCGAGCTAGTAGCCGGGGAAACTGTCACTTTAATCGCTGAAGTAAAGCGGTGCAATTGCTTTTCTAGTCCGAAGAATAAGAAGTTAACTATATTAGAAGTAATTTTAAAAGACCGCACCGGAGAGATAAAAATTAGTCGTTTTTTTGCAGGCCCTCGCTACAGCAATCGCGGCTGGCAAGAATTCAAAAAGCGCGAGTATTGTACAGGTGCGGTGCTGGCGGCTTCCGGGTTGGTGAAGCAGGGTAAATATGGAATTACTTTAGAAAATCCTGAGTTAGAAGTATTAGACGACTCCGGCGGTGCGATCGAATCAATGAAAGTCGGCCGCCTGATACCGGTTTATCCGCTGACGGAGGGGGTGGATGCCGGTTCGGTGAGGCGATCGATTTTGGCGGCAATGCCGGCGGCGAAAATGTTGCCGGAATCGCTACCGGAAGATTTGCGCGAGCGTTACGGTTTAATGGGTTTAGCCGATGCCGTGACTAATATTCACTTTCCCCTCGATCGAGATTGTTTGGCCGCCGCCCGCCGCCGCTTAGTTTTTGACGAATTTTTCTACCTGCAATTAGGACTTTTAAAGCGCCGCCAAACCCAAAGAAAAGCTCAAGCTAGTGCAGTCCTCATTCCTAGCGGCAAATTGATCGAACATTTTTATGAAATCTTGCCTTTTGCCTTGACTAATGCTCAGGAAAGAGTCATCAATGACATCCTCAACGATTTAGCTTCGCCGCAACCGATGAACAGATTGGTGCAAGGCGATGTCGGCGCCGGCAAAACTGTAGTAGCCGTCGTGGCAATGCTAGCAGCAATTCAATCCGGCTATCAAGCCGCTTTAATGGCGCCGACTGAAGTTTTAGCAGAACAGCATTACCGCAAATTGGTAGGTTGGTTTAACTTGATGCACTTGTCTGTCGAACTGTTAACTGGTTCCACAAAAGTAGCCAAGCGCCGGGAAATTCACAACCAGTTAGAAACCGGAGAATTGCCCGTTTTAGTGGGAACTCACGCGCTGATTCAAGATACGGTAAATTTCCATAAATTGGGTTTGGCGGTAATTGACGAACAGCACAGATTCGGCGTGCTGCAGCGCGCTAAATTGCAGCAAAAAGGCGAAGCTCCCCACGTTTTGACGATGACGGCAACTCCCATTCCCCGGACGCTGGCGCTGACGCTGCACGGGGATTTAGATGTGAGTCAAATTGACGAACTTCCCCCCGGCAGGCAGGCGATTCAAACCACTGTACTGTCTGCAAAAGAACGCATCCAAGCTTACGATTTGATTCGGCGGGAAGTGGCTAGCGGGCGTCAAGTTTATGTGGTGCTGCCGCTGGTGGAGGAGTCGGAAAAGTTGGACGTGCGATCGGCAATTGAGGAACAAGAGAAACTGCAAAAAAGCGTATTTCCTGAGTTTAAGGTGGGTTTGCTCCACGGCAGGATGAGCAGTGCTGACAAAGATGAGGCAATTAGTAAGTTTCGAGACAAAGAAACTGATATTTTAGTATCTACTACTGTCGTCGAAGTGGGAGTAGACGTGCCGAATGCTACGGTAATGCTGATTGAAAATTCTGAGCGTTTTGGACTGTCGCAACTGCACCAGTTGCGGGGTCGAGTCGGTCGGGGCAGCAACCGTTCTTATTGTTTGTTAATGCCCGGTTCCAAAACTGCGGAAGCTATGCAGAGAATGAAGGTTTTAGAACAATCTCAAGATGGTTTTTTTATTGCGGAAATGGACATGAGATTGCGCGGGCCGGGTCAGGTTTTGGGAACTCGGCAGTCGGGTTTGCCGGATTTTGCTTTGGCGAGTTTGGTGGAGGATCAGGAGGTTTTGGAGTTGGCGAGGGCGGCGGCTCAAATGGTAATTGAGAATGATGAAAGTTTGCATCAGTGGCCGGTGGTGCGGGATGAATTGGAGCGGAGATATCAGCGGATGATGAGTGGGTCGATTTTGACTTAG